The following proteins come from a genomic window of Populus nigra chromosome 6, ddPopNigr1.1, whole genome shotgun sequence:
- the LOC133697695 gene encoding chloroplast sensor kinase, chloroplastic isoform X3 gives MLAIRPSIHPSVYPSVHPLSLPNSKLPAIATNDNGPNNPEERNKQTAMLLSAIPRSSSNSLLLLRNHTLTSTSTSSATATNLLSTATTLKPLLRAPSASSLTASNGNLENPIHHVTHSLSDDDEEAGGGSGLVSSASAVASAIRSGSSSPVEFVQKIEKGHNNNKTKLVLPSPDFQRLCVQQLDLFHRIVDPDAILSVYVRPAGSYVMDRLELRRVTSYPGVNASASDIVILVANFNIPTGLRAAEAAFSSKQAECVAEHRAVVFPMVKHPFVVGFLVAELPMMEMDIPCANGESDLISPEEAYASPSASFKKSKSWSIQTLNDEPLRMFNFTAEQRLNAINISHTLAMAYVMDQKALLLQQSSWQNNVRMTTLVEQIRGPLSSIRTLSKMLSIHTKRSEIAYDIVEDIIVQGDSMRDALQELQDAVYLTKANILRYNGETLKKIHNSAYAHPESMRSQLPEDFLNDSSDKLQTPGKPRFLNPASKDMEMPMPPLALSPLQQHGIRPCNVSEVLSDLVEAAIPLANKQQRILELSELSQSLQVAIEEPALRQALSNLIEGALLRTHVGGKVEIVSTGAPAGGALVVIDDDGPDMHYMCTY, from the exons ATGTTGGCCATCCGTCCGTCCATACATCCTTCCGTCTATCCGTCCGTCCATCCACTCTCACTTCCAAATTCCAAGCTTCCAGCAATAGCAACGAACGACAACGGTCCCAATAATCCCGAAGAAAGGAACAAGCAAACCGCAATGCTCCTCTCCGCAATCCCTCGCTCAAGCTCAAACTCTCTTCTCCTCCTCCGCAATCACACTCTCACTTCCACTTCCACTTCATCTGCTACTGCTACTAACCTCCTCTCCACCGCCACCACCCTCAAGCCACTCCTACGAGCCCCCTCTGCCTCTTCCCTAACCGCCAGCAACGGCAATCTCGAAAATCCTATCCATCACGTGACACACTCGCTCTCAGATGACGATGAGGAAGCTGGAGGAGGATCGGGGTTGGTGTCGTCGGCATCCGCCGTTGCTTCTGCTATTCGAAGTGGTTCTAGTTCACCAGTGGAGTTTGTACAGAAAATAGAGAAGGgtcacaacaacaacaagaccAAATTGGTGCTACCCAGCCCTGATTTTCAGAGACTTTGCGTCCAACAACTCGACCTCTTTCACAGAATCGTCGATCCCGACGCTATTCTCTCC GTTTATGTGAGGCCAGCAGGTAGTTATGTAATGGACCGTTTAGAGCTCCGTCGAGTGACGTCATATCCCGGAGTGAATGCATCAGCATCAGATATTGTGATATTAGTCGCAAATTTCAATATCCCAACTGGATTACGTGCTGCAGAAGCTGCATTTTCTAGTAAACAA GCAGAATGCGTGGCTGAGCATAGAGCTGTTGTGTTTCCAATGGTAAAGCACCCTTTTGTTGTTGGGTTCTTGGTTGCTGAGCTACCGATGATGGAAATGGACATACCATGTGCAAATGGGGAAAGTGATTTGATTTCTCCAGAGGAAGCCTATGCTTCGCCTTCTGCctcctttaaaaaatcaaaatcgtGGAGCATCCAGACTTTAAATGATGAGCCATTGAGGATGTTTAACTTTACAGCTGAGCAGAGATTGAATGCTATTAATATTTCACATACTCTAGCCATGGCTTATGTTATGGATCAG AAAGCATTGTTACTTCAGCAATCTTCATGGCAAAATAATGTCAGAATGACTACTCTGGTTGAGCAG ATTCGTGGTCCTCTCTCTAGCATTAGAACTTTAAGTAAAATGTTATCAATTCACACGAAGAGAAGCGAG ATTGCTTATGACATTGTTGAAGACATAATTGTTCAAGGTGATAGTATGAGAGATGCCCTTCAAGAACTCCAGGATGCTGTTTACTTGACAAAG GCCAATATACTGCGGTACAATGGAGAGACATTAAAGAAAATTCACAATTCAGCTTATGCCCATCCAGAGTCAATGAGATCTCAATTACCAGAAGACTTCTTGAATGATAGCAGCGATAAGTTGCAAACTCCTGGCAAACCACGTTTTCTAAATCCTGCATCCAAGGACATGGAGATGCCCATGCCACCTTTGGCTCTTTCTCCTCTACAACAACATGGAATACG ACCATGCAATGTTTCTGAGGTGCTGTCAGATTTGGTTGAGGCAGCGATACCTCTTGCCAATAAGCAGCAACGCATTCTAGAACTCAGTGAACTTTCTCAATCTCTGCAAGTTGCCATAGAAGAACCAGCTTTACGCCAGGCTCTGAGCAATTTAATTGAGGGTGCATTATTGCGTACACATGTTGGTGGCAAAGTTGAAATTGTATCTACTGGAGCACCAGCAGGTGGTGCTCTTGTAGTTATTGACGATGATGGCCCTGATATGCACTACATG TGCACATATTGA
- the LOC133697695 gene encoding chloroplast sensor kinase, chloroplastic isoform X2, giving the protein MLAIRPSIHPSVYPSVHPLSLPNSKLPAIATNDNGPNNPEERNKQTAMLLSAIPRSSSNSLLLLRNHTLTSTSTSSATATNLLSTATTLKPLLRAPSASSLTASNGNLENPIHHVTHSLSDDDEEAGGGSGLVSSASAVASAIRSGSSSPVEFVQKIEKGHNNNKTKLVLPSPDFQRLCVQQLDLFHRIVDPDAILSVYVRPAGSYVMDRLELRRVTSYPGVNASASDIVILVANFNIPTGLRAAEAAFSSKQAECVAEHRAVVFPMVKHPFVVGFLVAELPMMEMDIPCANGESDLISPEEAYASPSASFKKSKSWSIQTLNDEPLRMFNFTAEQRLNAINISHTLAMAYVMDQKALLLQQSSWQNNVRMTTLVEQIRGPLSSIRTLSKMLSIHTKRSEIAYDIVEDIIVQGDSMRDALQELQDAVYLTKANILRYNGETLKKIHNSAYAHPESMRSQLPEDFLNDSSDKLQTPGKPRFLNPASKDMEMPMPPLALSPLQQHGIRPCNVSEVLSDLVEAAIPLANKQQRILELSELSQSLQVAIEEPALRQALSNLIEGALLRTHVGGKVEIVSTGAPAGGALVVIDDDGPDMHYMTQMRSLIPFGAELFSENMVEDNMTWNFVAGLTVAREILENYGCVVRVISPRVSDAALGTGGTRIELWLPSFASSDQNDLAHEA; this is encoded by the exons ATGTTGGCCATCCGTCCGTCCATACATCCTTCCGTCTATCCGTCCGTCCATCCACTCTCACTTCCAAATTCCAAGCTTCCAGCAATAGCAACGAACGACAACGGTCCCAATAATCCCGAAGAAAGGAACAAGCAAACCGCAATGCTCCTCTCCGCAATCCCTCGCTCAAGCTCAAACTCTCTTCTCCTCCTCCGCAATCACACTCTCACTTCCACTTCCACTTCATCTGCTACTGCTACTAACCTCCTCTCCACCGCCACCACCCTCAAGCCACTCCTACGAGCCCCCTCTGCCTCTTCCCTAACCGCCAGCAACGGCAATCTCGAAAATCCTATCCATCACGTGACACACTCGCTCTCAGATGACGATGAGGAAGCTGGAGGAGGATCGGGGTTGGTGTCGTCGGCATCCGCCGTTGCTTCTGCTATTCGAAGTGGTTCTAGTTCACCAGTGGAGTTTGTACAGAAAATAGAGAAGGgtcacaacaacaacaagaccAAATTGGTGCTACCCAGCCCTGATTTTCAGAGACTTTGCGTCCAACAACTCGACCTCTTTCACAGAATCGTCGATCCCGACGCTATTCTCTCC GTTTATGTGAGGCCAGCAGGTAGTTATGTAATGGACCGTTTAGAGCTCCGTCGAGTGACGTCATATCCCGGAGTGAATGCATCAGCATCAGATATTGTGATATTAGTCGCAAATTTCAATATCCCAACTGGATTACGTGCTGCAGAAGCTGCATTTTCTAGTAAACAA GCAGAATGCGTGGCTGAGCATAGAGCTGTTGTGTTTCCAATGGTAAAGCACCCTTTTGTTGTTGGGTTCTTGGTTGCTGAGCTACCGATGATGGAAATGGACATACCATGTGCAAATGGGGAAAGTGATTTGATTTCTCCAGAGGAAGCCTATGCTTCGCCTTCTGCctcctttaaaaaatcaaaatcgtGGAGCATCCAGACTTTAAATGATGAGCCATTGAGGATGTTTAACTTTACAGCTGAGCAGAGATTGAATGCTATTAATATTTCACATACTCTAGCCATGGCTTATGTTATGGATCAG AAAGCATTGTTACTTCAGCAATCTTCATGGCAAAATAATGTCAGAATGACTACTCTGGTTGAGCAG ATTCGTGGTCCTCTCTCTAGCATTAGAACTTTAAGTAAAATGTTATCAATTCACACGAAGAGAAGCGAG ATTGCTTATGACATTGTTGAAGACATAATTGTTCAAGGTGATAGTATGAGAGATGCCCTTCAAGAACTCCAGGATGCTGTTTACTTGACAAAG GCCAATATACTGCGGTACAATGGAGAGACATTAAAGAAAATTCACAATTCAGCTTATGCCCATCCAGAGTCAATGAGATCTCAATTACCAGAAGACTTCTTGAATGATAGCAGCGATAAGTTGCAAACTCCTGGCAAACCACGTTTTCTAAATCCTGCATCCAAGGACATGGAGATGCCCATGCCACCTTTGGCTCTTTCTCCTCTACAACAACATGGAATACG ACCATGCAATGTTTCTGAGGTGCTGTCAGATTTGGTTGAGGCAGCGATACCTCTTGCCAATAAGCAGCAACGCATTCTAGAACTCAGTGAACTTTCTCAATCTCTGCAAGTTGCCATAGAAGAACCAGCTTTACGCCAGGCTCTGAGCAATTTAATTGAGGGTGCATTATTGCGTACACATGTTGGTGGCAAAGTTGAAATTGTATCTACTGGAGCACCAGCAGGTGGTGCTCTTGTAGTTATTGACGATGATGGCCCTGATATGCACTACATG ACCCAGATGCGTTCGCTTATACCATTTGGAGCAGAGCTCTTCTCAGAAAACATGGTCGAAGACAACATGACATGGAATTTTGTTGCTGGGCTGACTGTTGCTCGTGAGATACTTGAGAATTATGGTTGTGTGGTTCGTGTCATATCACCTCGAGTCTCAGACGCAGCCCTTGGAACTGGGGGAACCAGGATAGAACTCTGGCTTCCTTCTTTTGCCTCGTCCGATCAAAATGACCTTGCTCACGAAGCTTAG
- the LOC133697695 gene encoding chloroplast sensor kinase, chloroplastic isoform X1, whose amino-acid sequence MLAIRPSIHPSVYPSVHPLSLPNSKLPAIATNDNGPNNPEERNKQTAMLLSAIPRSSSNSLLLLRNHTLTSTSTSSATATNLLSTATTLKPLLRAPSASSLTASNGNLENPIHHVTHSLSDDDEEAGGGSGLVSSASAVASAIRSGSSSPVEFVQKIEKGHNNNKTKLVLPSPDFQRLCVQQLDLFHRIVDPDAILSVYVRPAGSYVMDRLELRRVTSYPGVNASASDIVILVANFNIPTGLRAAEAAFSSKQVECVAEHRAVVFPMVKHPFVVGFLVAELPMMEMDIPCANGESDLISPEEAYASPSASFKKSKSWSIQTLNDEPLRMFNFTAEQRLNAINISHTLAMAYVMDQKALLLQQSSWQNNVRMTTLVEQIRGPLSSIRTLSKMLSIHTKRSEIAYDIVEDIIVQGDSMRDALQELQDAVYLTKANILRYNGETLKKIHNSAYAHPESMRSQLPEDFLNDSSDKLQTPGKPRFLNPASKDMEMPMPPLALSPLQQHGIRPCNVSEVLSDLVEAAIPLANKQQRILELSELSQSLQVAIEEPALRQALSNLIEGALLRTHVGGKVEIVSTGAPAGGALVVIDDDGPDMHYMTQMRSLIPFGAELFSENMVEDNMTWNFVAGLTVAREILENYGCVVRVISPRVSDAALGTGGTRIELWLPSFASSDQNDLAHEA is encoded by the exons ATGTTGGCCATCCGTCCGTCCATACATCCTTCCGTCTATCCGTCCGTCCATCCACTCTCACTTCCAAATTCCAAGCTTCCAGCAATAGCAACGAACGACAACGGTCCCAATAATCCCGAAGAAAGGAACAAGCAAACCGCAATGCTCCTCTCCGCAATCCCTCGCTCAAGCTCAAACTCTCTTCTCCTCCTCCGCAATCACACTCTCACTTCCACTTCCACTTCATCTGCTACTGCTACTAACCTCCTCTCCACCGCCACCACCCTCAAGCCACTCCTACGAGCCCCCTCTGCCTCTTCCCTAACCGCCAGCAACGGCAATCTCGAAAATCCTATCCATCACGTGACACACTCGCTCTCAGATGACGATGAGGAAGCTGGAGGAGGATCGGGGTTGGTGTCGTCGGCATCCGCCGTTGCTTCTGCTATTCGAAGTGGTTCTAGTTCACCAGTGGAGTTTGTACAGAAAATAGAGAAGGgtcacaacaacaacaagaccAAATTGGTGCTACCCAGCCCTGATTTTCAGAGACTTTGCGTCCAACAACTCGACCTCTTTCACAGAATCGTCGATCCCGACGCTATTCTCTCC GTTTATGTGAGGCCAGCAGGTAGTTATGTAATGGACCGTTTAGAGCTCCGTCGAGTGACGTCATATCCCGGAGTGAATGCATCAGCATCAGATATTGTGATATTAGTCGCAAATTTCAATATCCCAACTGGATTACGTGCTGCAGAAGCTGCATTTTCTAGTAAACAAGTAg AATGCGTGGCTGAGCATAGAGCTGTTGTGTTTCCAATGGTAAAGCACCCTTTTGTTGTTGGGTTCTTGGTTGCTGAGCTACCGATGATGGAAATGGACATACCATGTGCAAATGGGGAAAGTGATTTGATTTCTCCAGAGGAAGCCTATGCTTCGCCTTCTGCctcctttaaaaaatcaaaatcgtGGAGCATCCAGACTTTAAATGATGAGCCATTGAGGATGTTTAACTTTACAGCTGAGCAGAGATTGAATGCTATTAATATTTCACATACTCTAGCCATGGCTTATGTTATGGATCAG AAAGCATTGTTACTTCAGCAATCTTCATGGCAAAATAATGTCAGAATGACTACTCTGGTTGAGCAG ATTCGTGGTCCTCTCTCTAGCATTAGAACTTTAAGTAAAATGTTATCAATTCACACGAAGAGAAGCGAG ATTGCTTATGACATTGTTGAAGACATAATTGTTCAAGGTGATAGTATGAGAGATGCCCTTCAAGAACTCCAGGATGCTGTTTACTTGACAAAG GCCAATATACTGCGGTACAATGGAGAGACATTAAAGAAAATTCACAATTCAGCTTATGCCCATCCAGAGTCAATGAGATCTCAATTACCAGAAGACTTCTTGAATGATAGCAGCGATAAGTTGCAAACTCCTGGCAAACCACGTTTTCTAAATCCTGCATCCAAGGACATGGAGATGCCCATGCCACCTTTGGCTCTTTCTCCTCTACAACAACATGGAATACG ACCATGCAATGTTTCTGAGGTGCTGTCAGATTTGGTTGAGGCAGCGATACCTCTTGCCAATAAGCAGCAACGCATTCTAGAACTCAGTGAACTTTCTCAATCTCTGCAAGTTGCCATAGAAGAACCAGCTTTACGCCAGGCTCTGAGCAATTTAATTGAGGGTGCATTATTGCGTACACATGTTGGTGGCAAAGTTGAAATTGTATCTACTGGAGCACCAGCAGGTGGTGCTCTTGTAGTTATTGACGATGATGGCCCTGATATGCACTACATG ACCCAGATGCGTTCGCTTATACCATTTGGAGCAGAGCTCTTCTCAGAAAACATGGTCGAAGACAACATGACATGGAATTTTGTTGCTGGGCTGACTGTTGCTCGTGAGATACTTGAGAATTATGGTTGTGTGGTTCGTGTCATATCACCTCGAGTCTCAGACGCAGCCCTTGGAACTGGGGGAACCAGGATAGAACTCTGGCTTCCTTCTTTTGCCTCGTCCGATCAAAATGACCTTGCTCACGAAGCTTAG